One region of Flavobacterium pisciphilum genomic DNA includes:
- a CDS encoding DUF6787 family protein — MNKLKQRWGITSNFQLTIIFIVFAITGSTSAWLSHPFCIWLGITKEDFGIWFTLIRLIIIFPIYQVLLVAIGAIFGQFRFFWNFEKKMLKSMGLGFLFKE, encoded by the coding sequence ATGAATAAATTAAAACAACGTTGGGGGATTACTTCTAATTTTCAACTCACCATCATATTTATTGTATTTGCTATAACTGGATCTACTTCGGCTTGGTTATCTCACCCTTTTTGCATTTGGTTAGGAATTACAAAAGAAGATTTTGGAATTTGGTTTACACTTATCCGATTAATAATCATTTTCCCTATTTATCAAGTACTACTTGTAGCAATTGGAGCCATTTTTGGTCAATTCCGTTTTTTCTGGAACTTTGAGAAAAAAATGCTAAAAAGTATGGGACTGGGATTTTTATTTAAAGAATAA
- a CDS encoding D-2-hydroxyacid dehydrogenase — MKVLANDGISKSGILALEKGGFEVITTKVAQEQVANFVNENNVDVVLVRSATKVRKDIIDACPGLKIIGRGGVGMDNIDVDYAKSKGIHVINTPASSSESVAELVFGHLFNGVRFLHDSNRNMPLEGDTNFDGLKKAYANGTELRGKTLGIVGIGRIGQATAKMALGLGMKVIAADSFIPKVDIKVEFFDGQSITTSIVSQSLESLFKEADFITLHVPAQDGYIIGEKELAIMKDGVGIVNCARGGVIDEVALVKALDSGKVSFAGLDVFESEPKPEMAILMHNKISLTPHIGAATGEAQDRIGTELAQQIINLLS, encoded by the coding sequence ATGAAAGTATTAGCAAATGATGGAATTTCTAAAAGTGGAATTCTGGCTTTAGAAAAAGGTGGATTTGAAGTTATAACTACAAAAGTAGCACAAGAACAAGTTGCTAATTTTGTAAATGAAAATAATGTAGATGTAGTTTTGGTGCGTAGTGCTACCAAAGTACGTAAAGATATTATCGATGCTTGCCCAGGATTAAAAATTATTGGTCGTGGTGGTGTTGGTATGGACAACATTGATGTTGACTATGCAAAAAGCAAAGGAATTCATGTAATCAATACTCCTGCTTCATCATCTGAATCTGTGGCTGAATTAGTTTTTGGACACTTATTTAATGGAGTTCGTTTTTTACACGATTCAAACAGAAATATGCCTTTAGAAGGAGATACTAACTTTGATGGTTTGAAAAAAGCTTATGCTAATGGTACTGAATTAAGAGGGAAAACTCTTGGTATTGTTGGTATTGGTCGTATTGGTCAAGCTACTGCAAAAATGGCATTAGGATTAGGAATGAAAGTTATCGCTGCAGATAGTTTTATTCCGAAAGTAGATATTAAAGTTGAATTCTTTGATGGACAATCAATAACCACTTCTATCGTTTCACAATCATTAGAGTCTTTATTTAAAGAAGCTGATTTCATTACTTTACACGTTCCTGCTCAAGATGGTTATATCATCGGTGAGAAAGAATTAGCAATCATGAAAGATGGTGTAGGTATTGTAAACTGTGCTCGTGGTGGTGTTATCGATGAGGTTGCATTGGTAAAAGCATTAGATTCTGGAAAAGTATCTTTTGCAGGATTAGATGTTTTTGAAAGCGAACCAAAACCAGAAATGGCTATTTTAATGCATAATAAAATCTCTTTGACTCCACATATTGGTGCAGCAACTGGAGAAGCACAAGACAGAATTGGTACTGAATTAGCACAACAAATTATTAATTTGTTAAGCTAA
- a CDS encoding DUF6146 family protein — protein sequence MKNGIYIFLVLFVIVACSTQKTTVAVTKKPATSVNDTVRIANDELEYEVIIIDSGFNTWLASIALPRNYYSQSYLENKNRQYVQEWNSRVMQPQRYNPNLYEMRIDYDPTINYGYEVNYLIYNYMIYFQNTYKQKLAGYVPSR from the coding sequence ATGAAAAACGGTATCTACATATTCCTCGTTCTATTTGTTATTGTTGCGTGTTCCACTCAAAAAACAACAGTTGCAGTTACCAAAAAACCAGCTACTTCGGTGAATGATACGGTTCGTATTGCAAATGATGAATTAGAATACGAAGTAATCATAATAGACAGTGGCTTTAACACTTGGTTAGCTTCAATAGCCTTACCTCGCAACTACTATTCTCAATCTTATCTAGAAAATAAAAACCGACAATATGTACAAGAGTGGAATAGTAGAGTTATGCAACCACAACGTTACAACCCTAATTTATACGAAATGAGAATCGATTATGACCCAACTATTAATTATGGCTATGAGGTAAATTACTTAATCTATAATTATATGATCTATTTTCAAAATACTTACAAACAAAAGCTAGCTGGATATGTCCCTTCAAGATAA
- the serC gene encoding 3-phosphoserine/phosphohydroxythreonine transaminase — MKKHNYSAGPCILPQEVFDKSAQAILNFNDSGLSILEISHRSKDFVAVMDEARALVIELLGLEGKGYQALFLAGGASLEFLMIPYNLMKENGKAAYLDSGTWATAAIKESKFFGETVIVASSKEENYNHIPKGYEVPADADYFHCTSNNTIFGTQMKEFPSVNVPLVCDMSSDIFSRVIDFSKFDIIYAGAQKNMGPAGATLVVIKEEVLGKNGRAIPSMLDYSKHIKAESMFNTPPVFPVYASLLTLQWIKKMGGIAAVEKLNDAKAALLYAEIDRNPLFKGAAVEADRSNMNVTFLLNNPDHTATFDAMWKEANISGLPGHRSVGGYRASIYNAMPIESVQVLVDVMKALESKV; from the coding sequence ATGAAAAAACACAACTACAGCGCAGGACCTTGTATTTTACCACAAGAAGTTTTTGATAAATCAGCACAAGCCATTTTAAATTTTAATGATTCCGGGTTATCAATCTTAGAAATTTCACACCGAAGTAAAGATTTCGTTGCTGTTATGGACGAAGCAAGAGCTCTTGTAATCGAATTACTAGGCCTTGAAGGCAAAGGGTACCAAGCTCTTTTTCTTGCAGGAGGTGCTAGTTTAGAATTTTTAATGATTCCGTATAACTTGATGAAAGAAAACGGAAAAGCTGCTTATCTAGACTCTGGTACATGGGCAACTGCTGCAATTAAAGAATCAAAGTTCTTTGGAGAAACTGTAATAGTAGCATCTTCAAAAGAAGAAAATTACAATCATATCCCAAAAGGTTACGAGGTACCTGCTGATGCAGATTATTTTCACTGTACAAGTAACAACACCATTTTTGGTACACAAATGAAAGAGTTTCCATCGGTAAATGTTCCGTTGGTTTGCGACATGAGTTCGGATATATTCTCACGTGTTATCGACTTTTCAAAATTTGATATTATTTACGCTGGGGCTCAAAAAAATATGGGACCTGCAGGAGCTACTCTAGTTGTTATTAAAGAAGAAGTTCTTGGTAAAAACGGACGTGCTATTCCTAGTATGCTAGATTATAGCAAACATATTAAAGCTGAGAGTATGTTTAACACTCCTCCTGTATTCCCTGTATATGCCTCATTATTGACATTACAATGGATTAAAAAAATGGGCGGAATTGCAGCTGTAGAAAAATTAAATGATGCAAAAGCGGCTTTGCTTTATGCTGAAATTGATAGAAACCCTTTATTTAAAGGTGCAGCAGTTGAAGCTGATCGTTCTAACATGAACGTTACTTTCTTATTAAACAATCCAGATCACACAGCAACATTTGATGCTATGTGGAAAGAAGCTAACATTTCGGGCTTACCAGGTCACCGCTCAGTTGGTGGTTACAGAGCATCTATATACAATGCAATGCCAATAGAAAGCGTTCAAGTATTAGTAGATGTAATGAAAGCTTTAGAAAGTAAAGTTTAG
- a CDS encoding acyl-CoA reductase produces the protein MLQNEKKQSFIELGKFLSQFSENDCKKDNNVLSNDLFFDDFIKLIDLSQSHNGWYTPEQVYFSIQSWAQALTEDNINKWLSAYDINIKEPKNIALILAGNIPLVGFHDFLCVLITGHNVLVKTSSNDQHLLPFIAKYLIAINPDFTNAITFVEGKLENFDAVIATGSNNTARYFEYYFKDKPSIIRKSRNSVAILNGKETKEQLVALGEDIFRYFGLGCRNVSKFFVPEGYKFDAFFEAIFEYQDVIHYEKYANNYDYNKAVFLMSNFKLLDNGFLTLKEDISHASPISSVFYEKYDNIEELKQRLQAENEQIQCIVSNNLIEKSIPFGKTQTPELWDYADNVDTISFLLIT, from the coding sequence ATGTTACAAAACGAAAAAAAACAATCTTTTATAGAACTAGGCAAGTTTTTAAGCCAATTTTCGGAAAATGATTGTAAAAAAGACAATAATGTTCTAAGTAATGACTTGTTTTTTGATGATTTCATAAAACTGATTGACTTATCTCAATCACATAACGGTTGGTACACACCTGAACAGGTTTATTTTTCTATTCAATCTTGGGCTCAAGCGTTGACAGAAGATAACATAAACAAGTGGCTTTCGGCGTATGATATAAACATTAAAGAGCCTAAAAATATAGCTCTAATATTAGCTGGAAACATTCCGCTAGTTGGGTTTCATGATTTTTTATGTGTTTTAATTACAGGACATAATGTACTTGTAAAAACCTCTTCAAATGATCAGCACTTACTTCCATTTATAGCCAAATACCTTATAGCTATCAATCCTGATTTTACTAATGCTATTACTTTTGTAGAAGGAAAATTAGAGAATTTTGATGCTGTAATCGCTACAGGAAGCAATAATACAGCACGTTACTTTGAATATTATTTCAAAGATAAACCTTCAATTATTCGAAAAAGCAGAAACTCTGTTGCCATATTAAACGGAAAAGAAACCAAAGAACAACTTGTTGCTTTGGGCGAAGATATTTTCAGATATTTTGGTTTAGGATGCCGCAATGTTTCTAAATTTTTTGTTCCTGAAGGATATAAATTTGATGCTTTTTTTGAAGCTATTTTTGAATATCAGGATGTTATTCATTATGAAAAATATGCTAACAATTACGACTATAATAAAGCCGTTTTCTTGATGAGCAATTTTAAATTACTAGACAATGGCTTTCTTACTCTAAAAGAAGATATAAGCCATGCCTCTCCTATTTCGAGTGTCTTTTATGAAAAATATGATAATATCGAGGAATTAAAACAACGTTTACAAGCTGAAAACGAGCAAATTCAGTGTATCGTAAGCAATAACCTAATAGAAAAAAGTATTCCATTTGGAAAAACGCAGACACCTGAGCTCTGGGATTATGCAGACAACGTAGATACTATATCGTTTTTGTTAATAACATAA
- a CDS encoding ABC transporter ATP-binding protein yields MIQAKNIHKFYDQLEVLKGVDLHIKKGEIVSIVGASGAGKTTLLQILGTLDKPSVDKTTSLIINNENVLNLSDKTLSKFRNLNLGFIFQFHQLLPEFTALENVCIPAYIAGKKPSETEAEAKKLLKYLGLSHRINHKPNELSGGEQQRVAVARALINKPDVIFADEPSGNLDTHSAENLHQLFFQLRDEFGQTFVIVTHNEELANMADRKLVMVDGLISN; encoded by the coding sequence ATGATACAGGCAAAAAATATACATAAATTCTACGATCAACTTGAGGTTTTAAAGGGAGTTGATTTGCATATTAAAAAAGGAGAAATTGTTTCGATTGTAGGTGCTTCTGGAGCAGGAAAAACAACTTTGCTTCAAATTCTAGGTACACTTGATAAACCTTCAGTAGACAAAACAACCTCATTGATTATAAACAATGAGAACGTTCTGAATTTAAGTGATAAGACTCTATCTAAATTCAGAAACTTAAACTTAGGATTCATTTTCCAATTTCACCAATTATTACCTGAATTTACTGCACTCGAGAACGTTTGTATTCCTGCTTACATCGCTGGAAAAAAACCTTCTGAAACCGAAGCTGAAGCTAAAAAGTTATTAAAGTATTTAGGATTATCACACCGAATCAATCATAAACCCAATGAGCTTTCTGGTGGAGAACAACAGCGTGTTGCCGTTGCAAGAGCCTTAATCAATAAACCTGATGTTATTTTTGCAGACGAACCATCTGGGAATCTAGACACCCATTCGGCAGAGAATCTGCACCAATTGTTTTTTCAGCTTCGCGATGAATTTGGACAAACCTTTGTAATTGTAACCCATAATGAAGAGCTAGCTAATATGGCCGACAGAAAACTTGTAATGGTCGATGGCTTAATTAGCAATTAG
- a CDS encoding TIGR02757 family protein yields MTQTELKDFLDEKVIQYNNQDFIESDPVQIPHLFTQKEDIEIAGFLSATIAWGNRKMIIKNSHQMMELMGNTPYDFVMSHNDEDIARLENFVHRTFNGKDFGSFIKGLQHIYKNHGGLEAIFTKNQEENSLQKSIHEFKKAFFEIDHLQRSQKHISDPLNNSAAKRINMYLRWMVRQDTKGVDLGIWKTISPSKLSCPLDVHSGNVARKLELLLRKQNDGKALAELDLNLRKMDPLDPVKYDFALFGLGVFEGF; encoded by the coding sequence ATGACCCAAACAGAACTTAAAGATTTTCTCGACGAAAAAGTCATTCAATACAACAATCAAGATTTTATTGAAAGTGACCCTGTTCAGATTCCTCATTTATTTACTCAAAAAGAAGATATCGAAATTGCGGGGTTCCTTAGTGCTACAATCGCTTGGGGAAATCGCAAAATGATTATTAAAAACTCACACCAAATGATGGAATTAATGGGAAACACACCCTACGATTTCGTCATGAGCCATAACGATGAAGATATAGCAAGATTAGAAAACTTTGTACACCGTACCTTCAATGGTAAAGACTTTGGCAGTTTTATAAAAGGGTTACAACACATTTACAAAAATCACGGTGGTCTTGAAGCTATCTTTACCAAAAATCAAGAAGAAAACAGCCTGCAAAAAAGCATTCACGAATTCAAAAAGGCTTTCTTTGAAATAGATCATCTACAGAGATCTCAAAAACACATTTCAGATCCATTAAACAATTCAGCTGCCAAACGTATTAATATGTACCTCCGTTGGATGGTACGTCAAGATACCAAAGGCGTTGATTTAGGAATCTGGAAAACTATTTCTCCATCTAAACTTTCGTGTCCGCTTGATGTACATTCTGGAAACGTAGCTCGTAAACTTGAATTGCTTTTACGAAAACAAAATGATGGTAAAGCATTGGCTGAACTTGATTTAAATCTACGTAAAATGGATCCTTTGGATCCCGTAAAATACGATTTCGCATTGTTTGGACTAGGTGTATTTGAAGGATTTTAA
- a CDS encoding 4Fe-4S dicluster domain-containing protein, which yields MAIIITDECINCGACEPECPNTAIYEGADDWRYKDGTKLSGKIILPDGTEVDAEDAQTPISDEVYYIVPGKCTECKGFHDEPQCAAVCPVDCCVPDDNHVEDEETLLNRQAFLHGE from the coding sequence ATGGCAATAATTATAACCGACGAATGTATCAATTGTGGTGCTTGTGAACCAGAGTGCCCAAATACAGCAATCTATGAAGGTGCTGATGATTGGAGATACAAAGATGGAACAAAATTATCTGGAAAGATAATTTTACCAGACGGAACAGAAGTTGATGCAGAAGATGCTCAAACTCCTATTTCTGACGAAGTTTACTATATCGTTCCTGGAAAATGTACTGAATGCAAAGGGTTTCATGATGAACCTCAATGTGCTGCAGTATGCCCGGTTGATTGTTGCGTACCAGATGATAATCATGTAGAAGATGAAGAAACCTTGTTGAATAGACAAGCGTTTTTGCATGGCGAATAA